The nucleotide sequence GGATCCGATCAAATGTATTAACCGATCGCAATGCCCTCTGTGGATGCACGGACGAGATCGTGGCCGTCTCGGAAGTAGAACATTTGGGCCCAAATGGGTCAAAATTACGACTCCCCTAATCTCGACCGCTCAGGTCTTTTACACTGTATGTTTACAGGAAGAATGTGGTTTCCTTTGAGCATATGAACACTTGTCGATTGATTTAGCCAATACACTAAGAAAAAGAAATTGGTACAATTAAAATTCTTACTAGCTTAGGATCAAATCCCTCCAAACTCGATTCAAAACAAGAAACAGATCcaccttaaaaataaaataaagaacagAGAATAACAAGCAGAACCCAAGGAGACATACCAGAGATAGAACATGATGCAGAGGTATTAACCATTCACAGGTTCTACTAATCGGCGTTTGAGCGAACCAAATTCCATTGAAATTGAGCACATCAAGATAACCATTAACCCGTAAGTAGAGTGTTTCTTTTTAACTTTAAAAATAGATATTTTCATTGATTTTAGTCCTTAAAACATTTGTGTCAATTTTTTAgttttaactaatttaaaaataatttacaatCACTTAGACCAAAAATCACTTGTAAATTATTAGAAATTTTCTttctaaattttaattaaaaaattggaTACTTGAATTACAATGTTTTTAAATAGGATTGGACTATTTTTGAGTCCTATTATAAAAAATGTAACCTCAGTTTCACTCTATTCAAAAAATCATTAGATTCTGTTTCTCTTATAAATTTGCATTCCTCCAATAACTTTCAATTATATTTCATCTCTTGTTCCTTAATCCTTCAGTAACTTTCGTTGTCTGACAAGCATAAAAAAAAGGTGTATCTGTCTGAAAATTACAAAGAATTTTGGTGAACTTGTATGATTCATAGAGGTTTATCCATCACTCTTCTCCTAATCAAGCTTACAAAGTCTTAACTCATATATGAAGATCTTACTCATATACAAAGAATTTAGTATGACTCTAGATAACACCTTTTAACACTAACTCAGATAAACTTTAGATTATGTTCCAACATTATGTAATTTCTTTTACAGGTTGAATAAACATGGAATGAATGAATCTCAGGGCTACAAGTATTTTGTTTTGCGTGCACAAAAAATAGCATTATCACATGGATATGAAATCATCAATTGGTATGAACTCTACATCTGGATGAATTGTATGTCCTCGGTTGTTTCTGCTCTAAAACTTGTGTTCCTTGATGAACAGGGAAGAGACTTTCAACAACTTTGGGAGTCAACTCAGCCCAAAAACTGTGGTTCATAACTGGTATTTTTTCTTGATCTGACATGTTTGTTCTAATTGGTATCAAGcaatacatatgctttcaaatatgtcaaatgtaagttctcatcattaatgatAAAACACACATCAAATGTTAATTTTTTGGATAATAAAACACAACAGGACAAACTTCTATAGCTTCCAGAAACACAACTAAGAAAGGATTGGAAAGAGATGAGAAATCTGACTTCTGTGTACAGCGATCCGGATAGATTGTGTTGGTGTCATCACTGTCATAAGGCAATTTTCCTTGTGTGCTTGCAGGCTTGGTGGTGGAGTAGCACAGAAGGTGGTGGCGGCCGGACTGAGATGCATTGTGAGCAACCAGGAGAAGTGGTACTTGGATCACTTGGATGTCCCATGGCAGAAGTTCTACATGAATGAGCCCCTTACAAACATCTCCACGCCTGAGCAGCAGAAATTGGTCATTGGTGGTGAGGTGTGCATGTGGGGAGAAAGTATTGATGCCTCTGATATCGAGCAAACCATCTGGCCTCGTGCTGCAGCTGCTGCAGGTAATACTGGCGAAAACTAAGCATTAAAATCTCGGTTAGATATCAGTTTCCATAACCTACCCAACCAATATAAGACcagtatatatataattgaataaaatagaaaaagaattaaaaagtaatgttattGTATCGCTATCGAACTATATTAAAACAACGAAGAcatgttaaataaataaattaaaaagtcTCCTGTCTTTTGCATTGTTTACAAGGAGAGGCACGCCACGCCACCTGTAGAAGGAGACGTCTACTAGAGTCGAAGGCCACCACATATAGGGTGAGTCCACTAGCAACTTCATGAATATGCCAGCAAACCCATATCCGAGAAACTACACACCATAAGGGCATTTAAAAGCCGTTACTTCTTGACCGGAAGTAGGGAAAGATCAATTGGAATTAACTAACTAACTAAACCATCGAAGAATAAATAAATCATCTAAgaataactaactaactaactaaatcATCAGAATTCAgcaaccatattatttattaccttttctttataaaaaaaagaataaataatgattttttttttaataccaaTTTCTCGATACTAGAAGAAGAAATCACCTGAATCGATAGCACCAGCAGCATGGCCGGCAATAATGGGATATCCTTGTGGTAGAAGATCTTGGACATGGATAAAATTTCGAAGCCAGCAGAAGCACTTTCCATGCCGGCCAGTATGGTGGTCACCACATTCTTTAAAGTTGTAGGGTCCCGGATTCAACGAGAAACCCCAGTTTGTGTATGGCATCCTTACCACTTTGTTTGGTAGCATATTAGCCATTAGTTTCCCAATGATGAGCACGATGATGTTGATGCAGACTTGTGATAAATAGAACAATTGCTGTCGGTAAGAAGATAATGCTGCAATTACGGACCCGAGGATGCAAATGGGGATTCCGATAAGCCATGTTCGGAATGTCAAGACCTGCAATGTGTTATCATCTGTTGGTGGGACTGTCAACCGAACTTGCTCGATCGGAGAGTCATCCAGAATCGAACCTGAAATAAGAGAGGGAGGAAGAAGTTGAAAAAGAATCATGTAAGGATGATAGTAAGAAGTCAAAACGAAAGATGTCAGGGCATATCACCTTCTTCATCGGCCATTTGGTAGGACTCCTATTAGAGAATAAGCTGTATATTGAGCAGATATAAAGGATGAAAGCATCTCTAAATATAGTGGAAAGGAATAATTGTCCGACCATTAACGAAAATAGTTTTGATTCCGTTGCCAAATATACTTTTATTAGTTTAAAAGGTGTCGGTGCCGccggggcagtgccactgccgacGCTCCCGTTGTTGTGGCACCTCTTGTGCTACCCAGCGCTTGCCCCAACGGAAACGTCTTCAGGCACACCGAGCACCGGTGCACCCTGCCACCACCGGTGGCCGCCGTGGAGGCGCTTGCGCTAGTCGTGGAAGAACCCGAGGCCGAGACTTCCTTGACACCGTTGCTAGGCTTCCGGTGGCTGGCCTTGTGCCCGCCCAGAGCCTGGTAAGACCCGAATGCCTTCTTGCAGACTCAACGACCCGAATGCCGAGTGGGAGGCCAACAATGGCAGGCGATGAGTACCGGACCCTCTCAaacctggaaaaaaaaaaagaacaaaagaaaaaaaaaggaaaaatatattgtgCATAATGAAATAGCAAAAGTTTTACCATGACAAAGGATAACACAGATTTAAACTCCTCATTCCATTCATAGATTTAACATAGTATCATTcattcatataaaataaaaacatactcctacatattttaatattaaaacatACCATAACATTTACTCACACATCCACAGTGAGCTCGTCCTTTCCATCGAGAAGCTCCAGGAGATCCAAGACGAGCTCGAGAGGGTAACGCTTTCTTTTGCAAAGGAAAAGGTAGAAAAAAGAcatcttttattctttttatccCTTTCCATTCAAACCATTTCAGTTATCACATAATTCGATTCTCTGGAATTATGTGATGCCTTTTTCTTCTAATTCTTTGTCGTTGTGTTGTCTTGCTTCGTGCCTCTTATTGTTCGAAGTAGAGAGCTTTTTGGACGGTACGTTGTGTTGACTACTTTTGGTCGATTGTGTCGCTCAAACTCCCTGACGGATTCCTCGCTTTGATCTCTATATGAGTAATTAAACACACTGATATCTTTGGATGGGGGTTTTTGTATCGTGTTTCTGTTTCATTCCACTCGCAATTTGCGTCGTGTTATGATTCTCGATAGATGGACGAGGGTTTGTTATTTGGTTTGGGTGTTTTCTTGTTTCTGGCATGTCACTGTTAGGAAATTATTAGTTCCTGTGAAGGCTTTCTTGATTCCTCCAAGCTTGTGGTCAACATGATACTTATTCTTGTTGTTAAATGTTTACAAATATTGTAATTTTCAGTTGACAATCAGTTATCAAGCTTCAATATGATGCTTAACCGTGCAGAGAAGTTgctagagaaagaaaaagaaaaagagaactaTAAGGAAAATAGAGGTAGCTATGAAACATTGATTTTTTGAAAGGACATGTTACAGAAACTAGAATGCTGATAAAGATATCTTTGAGGTTTTACCTGTGATAAAGATATGATGACTGGAGGTTTTGTTTTTTAGTTCAGAATTCCTGTGGTGTCTTACCTTCCTGGGAATGCACAATATTTCGTATTCTTCCTTGTGTATGCCTTTTGTATtcgttctttgtttttttttttttttttttttgctgattaTCATCGAGTAGGTATTGCAAAGAACCTGCAAAAATGGCAGTATATtagtatagcatttcatcacatgtcaACTGCTGGTTGTATCTTGGGCATTCATCCGTCTTTGTACTGTTTACTTATCGTGACATTCTTGTTCCAAAGTataatttgtttgtttttttttttttttttgtggctgCATGTGTTTGACTTATTCCGACCATATGACGGTTAAAATTGTTCTTATAGGTCAATGAGGAAGCACGTGATAAAGTTTTTGAAGTGGAACAGAAATACAATGAGATACGCAGACCTGTGTTTGTCAGGCGGGCTGAAATTATCCAGCGTATCCCTGACTTTTGGTTAACTGCGGTATGtaactttttatttctttaatcatgGGTGTGGATGTTCATTTTGAGGCATCTCATTTGACTTATCTTTTCTTTGTTCCTGATGATATGCAGTTCTTGAGTCATCCTGCTCTTGGTGATCTACTAACTGAGAAGGACCAAATAATGAAGGATGCCAAATATAGCTAAGTTGAATAATGTTTTTTCACATTGCATCTTGTGACTTAGTCTGAATTCAATGGATCTAAATTTATGAATTTGTTTAAATTTTAATAGTGCATTGTTTTTGAAATCTAGCATTCCTCGTTaatgtagattttcaagttcttGCATTCATTAGATGTCGAAGATTTTAAGGATGTGAAGACAGGCTATTCAATTACATTTGTGAATAGTTTTGCTCATCTGTCAACGAATACGAGGAGACAGAGCGTCAAGTACTCCTCCTTTGTTAGCAGGTGATCACCTGCCGGCAAAGGAGTACTTGGCGCTCAGCCTCCTCGTGTTCGCCCGCGGATCAACAAAGCTAGCAAAGTACTTCGTACGACTAGTAAATGTTTACCCGCTTATATAACTTAAGCCAGGGCTGATGGGATCCACACGTCTGCCTCCTCGTGCTCGCCCGCGGATGAGGACTTGGTACTCATCGCCTGCCATTGTTATCCTCCGACTCGGTCGGCGAAGCTCGAGTATAGGCTTTTCGTCTGCGGGTAGGCATTCGGGTCGTATCAGGCCCTATGCGGGCACAATGCCAACCATCGGAAGCCCAGCAGCGGTGTCGAGGAAGCCTCGCATTGGGCTCTTCCACCTACCTGCAAATGGGTGGCCTTGTGGAAGAGCCCAACGCGAGGCTTCCTCGACTCCGCTGCTAGGCTTCCGATGGTTGGCCTTGTGCCCGCATAGGGCCTGATACGACCTGAATGCCTACCCGCAGACGAAAGGCCTATACTCGAGCTTCGCCGACCGAGTCGGAGGATAACAATGGCAGACGATGAGTACCAGGTCCTCATCCGCGGGCGAGCACGAGGAGGCAGACGTGTGGATCCCATCAGCCCTGGCTTAAGTTATATAAGCGGGTAAACATTTACTAGTCGTACGAAGTACTTTGCTAGCTTTGTTGATCCGCGGGCGAACACGAGGAGGCTGAGCGCCAAGTACTCCTTTGCCGGCAGGTGATCACCTGCTAACAAAGGAGGAGTACTTGGCGCTCTGTCTCCTCGTATTCGTTGACAGATGAGCAAAACTATTCACAAATGTAATTGAATAGCCTGTCTTCACATCCTTAAAATCTTCGACATCTAATGAATGCaagaacttgaaaatctacattAATGAGGAATGCTAGATTTCAGAAACAATGCACTATTAAAATTTAAACAAATTCATAAATTTAGATCCATTGAATTCAGACTAAGTCACAAGATGCAATGTGAAAAAACATTATTCAACTTAGCTATATTTGGCATCCTTCATTATTTGGTCCTTCTCAGTTAGTAGATCACCAAGAGCAGGATGACTCAAGAACTGCATATCATCAGGAACAAAGAAAAGATAAGTCAAATGAGATGCCTCAAAATGAACATCCACTCCcatgattaaagaaataaaaagttaCATACCGCAGTTAACCAAAAGTCAGGGATACGCTGGATAATTTCAGCCCGCCTGACAAACACAGGTCTGCGTATCTCATTGTATTTCTGTTCCACTTCAAAAACTTTATCACGTGCTTCCTCATTGACCTATAAGAACAATTTTAACCGTCATATGGTCGGAATAAGTCAAACACATGcagccataaaaaaaaaaaaacaaacaaacaaacaaattatACTTTGGAACAAGAATGTCACGATAAGTAAACAGTACAAAGATGGATGAATGCCCAAGATACAACCAGCAGTtgacatgtgatgaaatgctatactaATATACTGCCATTTTTGCAGGTTCTTTGCAATACCTACTCGATGAtaatcagcaaaaaaaaaaaaaaaaaaaacaaagaacgaATACAAAAGGCATACACAAGGAAGAATACGAAATATTGTGCATTCCTAGGAAGGTAAGACACCACAGGAATTCTGAACTAAAAAACAAAACCTCCAGTCATCATATCTTTATCACAGGTAAAACCTCAAAGATATCTTTATCAGCATTCTAGTTTCTGTAACATGTCCTTTCAAAAAATCAATGTTTCATAGCTACCTCTATTTTCCTTAtagttctctttttctttttctttctctagcAACTTCTCTGCACGGTTAAGCATCATATTGATGATAACTGATTGTCAACTGAAAATTACAATATTTGTAAACATTTAACAACAAGAATAAGTATCATGTTGACCACAAGCTTGGAGGAATCAAGAAAGCCTTCACAGGAACTAATAATTTCCTCACAGTGACATGCCAGAAACAAGAAAACACCCAAACCAAATAACAAACCCTCGTCCATCTATCGAGAATCATAACACGACGCAAATTGCGAGTGGAATGAAACAGAAACACGATACAAAAACCCCCATCCAAAGATATCAGTGCGTTTAATTACTCATATAGAGATCAAAGCGAATCCGTCGGGGAGTTTGAGCGGCACAATCGACCAAAAGTAGCCAACACAACGTACCATCCAAAAAGCTCTCTACTTCGAACAATAAGAGGCACGAAGCAAGACAACACAACGACAAAGAATTAGAAGAAAAAGGCATCACATAATTCCAGAGAATCGAATTATGTGATAACTGAAATGGTTTGAATGGAAAGggataaaaagaataaaagatgTCTTTTTTCTACCTTTTCCTTTGCAAAAGAAAGCGTTACCCTCTCGAGCTCGTCTTGGATCTCCTGGAGCTTCTCGATGGAAAGGACGAGCTCACCGTCGATGTGCTGCTCGGGTTCCGCCCCCTCGGCACATCTCCTACAAGCAGAGACAGCCACCACGAGAGGGATTCACAGCAGCAGGCGCAGGCGTCATCACTCACGCCCCTCTGAACTCCCACCCGTGAACTCCGTCAAGTGAACAACAGGGTGTGGGGGACCGCGTCTGCCGAGTGGTGGCGGCGTGCGAGCCGCTCCAGCGGGGGATGCGCAGTCACGGCAGCGACCGGTCCACCGCGCGGAAGGTGCAATCCCCCACGCCCTGTTACGGAGTTCACGGGTGCGTGTTCACGGGGGAAGGAGGGACGGCGAGAAAGTATTAAAGATAGTGATTGGGAGAGAGGGCGGGTTGACGAGGAAGGTGCCGAGGGAGGGCGGGTTGACGAGGACGTGTAATCCCCGGATGCCATTCGATTAGATTAATATTAAAGACAGTAATTAGTGCGATGGGAGAGAGGCTTGTACGTCGCCACCGCTCGGCAGCCGGGCTCACGGGAACCGCTGGGTCCCCCATGCCTTGTAGCGTCGTTCGAGAGATCACGGGACCTGCCACCCCGGATCACGGGCGGACGGCGAGAAAGGTGCCG is from Musa acuminata AAA Group cultivar baxijiao chromosome BXJ1-6, Cavendish_Baxijiao_AAA, whole genome shotgun sequence and encodes:
- the LOC135675559 gene encoding uncharacterized protein LOC135675559; the encoded protein is MADEEGSILDDSPIEQVRLTVPPTDDNTLQVLTFRTWLIGIPICILGSVIAALSSYRQQLFYLSQVCINIIVLIIGKLMANMLPNKVVRMPYTNWGFSLNPGPYNFKECGDHHTGRHGKCFCWLRNFIHVQDLLPQGYPIIAGHAAGAIDSVFASITCSSCSTRPDGLLDIRGINTFSPHAHLTTNDQFLLLRRGDVCKGLIHVELLPWDIQVIQVPLLLVAHNASQSGRHHLLCYSTTKPASTQGKLPYDSDDTNTIYPDRCTQKSDFSSLSNPFLVVFLEAIEVCPVVFYYPKN
- the LOC135677927 gene encoding NAP1-related protein 2-like, which codes for MPSCRLNDPNAEWEANNGSELVLSIEKLQEIQDELERVTLSFAKEKVNEEARDKVFEVEQKYNEIRRPVFVRRAEIIQRIPDFWLTAFLSHPALGDLLTEKDQIMKDAKYS